One stretch of Streptomyces sp. A2-16 DNA includes these proteins:
- a CDS encoding NAD(P)H-binding protein, producing the protein MKLTVFGATGGIGRELVRQGLAAGHEVTAVVRDPARLTVTGERLEVVRADLTDAEVLRPAVAGRDAVLSGLGPRGRKDAGVAARLTRVLLAATVAEQVRRVLVVSAAPVGPAPVNDGVVDRWMRGLVSAVLKDVYADLSEMEAELAASGTDWTAVRPPRLQDKPVTGVYRVVVGGFPARGRFISRADVAHAMLGMVGDAGVVKQGVGVAY; encoded by the coding sequence ATGAAACTCACCGTTTTCGGCGCCACCGGCGGCATAGGGCGGGAGCTCGTCCGGCAGGGCCTGGCCGCGGGCCACGAGGTCACCGCCGTCGTACGGGATCCCGCCCGGCTGACCGTCACGGGCGAGCGGCTGGAGGTGGTCCGGGCGGACCTCACCGACGCGGAGGTGCTGCGGCCCGCCGTCGCCGGGCGGGACGCGGTGCTGTCCGGGCTCGGGCCGCGCGGCCGCAAGGACGCCGGGGTCGCCGCGCGGCTGACCCGGGTTCTGCTGGCCGCGACGGTGGCGGAGCAGGTGCGGCGGGTGCTGGTGGTGAGCGCGGCTCCGGTCGGGCCGGCGCCGGTGAACGACGGGGTGGTGGACCGGTGGATGCGGGGGCTCGTGTCCGCCGTGCTCAAGGACGTCTACGCCGATCTGAGCGAGATGGAGGCGGAGTTGGCGGCGAGCGGCACGGACTGGACGGCCGTACGTCCGCCACGCCTTCAGGACAAGCCGGTGACCGGGGTGTACCGGGTGGTGGTCGGGGGGTTTCCGGCTCGGGGGCGGTTCATCTCGCGGGCGGATGTGGCGCACGCGATGTTGGGGATGGTGGGGGACGCGGGGGTGGTGAAGCAGGGGGTGGGGGTGGCGTACTGA
- a CDS encoding UDP-N-acetylmuramate dehydrogenase: MQERHDAPLAPLTTFRLGGPATRLVTATTDAEVIEVVREADATGTPLLVIGGGSNLVIGDKGFDGTALVIATKGYELTGTDLTLAAGEVWTDAVTRTVDAGLAGIECLAGIPGSAGATPIQNVGAYGQEVSSTITEVIAYDRHTGETVTLTNDDCAFSYRHSRFKEHPTRYVVLRVRFALEDAHGLSAPIKYAETARTLGVEPGDRVPLAQARETVLKLRAGKGMVLDPDDHDTWSAGSFFTNPILTATQFAEFHARVKNHLGEDAEPPAYPAGDSRTKTSAAWLIDKAGFTKGYGTGPARISTKHTLALTNRGNATTEDLLALAREVVAGVQDTFGITLVNEPVTVGVAL, translated from the coding sequence GTGCAGGAACGACACGACGCCCCCCTCGCCCCCCTGACCACCTTCCGCCTCGGCGGCCCCGCCACCCGGCTCGTCACCGCGACGACCGACGCCGAGGTGATCGAGGTCGTCCGCGAGGCCGACGCCACCGGCACGCCCCTCCTCGTCATCGGCGGCGGCTCCAACCTCGTCATCGGGGACAAGGGCTTCGACGGCACCGCACTCGTCATCGCCACCAAGGGCTACGAACTCACCGGCACCGACCTCACCCTCGCCGCCGGCGAAGTGTGGACCGACGCCGTCACCCGCACCGTGGACGCCGGACTCGCCGGCATCGAATGCCTCGCCGGCATCCCCGGCTCCGCGGGAGCGACCCCCATCCAGAACGTCGGCGCCTACGGCCAGGAGGTGTCCTCCACCATCACCGAGGTCATCGCCTACGACCGCCACACCGGCGAAACCGTCACCCTCACCAACGACGACTGCGCCTTCTCCTACCGCCACAGCCGCTTCAAGGAGCACCCCACCCGCTACGTCGTCCTCCGCGTCCGCTTCGCCCTGGAGGACGCCCACGGCCTCTCCGCGCCGATCAAGTACGCCGAGACCGCCCGCACCCTCGGCGTCGAACCCGGCGACCGCGTCCCCCTCGCCCAGGCCCGCGAGACCGTCCTGAAGCTGCGCGCGGGCAAGGGCATGGTCCTGGACCCCGACGACCACGACACCTGGTCGGCAGGCTCCTTCTTCACCAACCCCATCCTCACGGCCACCCAGTTCGCGGAGTTCCACGCGCGCGTGAAGAACCACCTCGGCGAGGACGCCGAACCCCCCGCCTACCCCGCGGGCGACAGCCGCACCAAGACCTCCGCGGCCTGGCTGATCGACAAGGCCGGCTTCACCAAGGGCTACGGCACCGGCCCCGCCCGCATCTCCACCAAGCACACCCTCGCCCTCACCAACCGGGGCAACGCCACCACGGAGGACCTCCTCGCCCTGGCCCGAGAGGTCGTGGCGGGCGTACAGGACACCTTCGGCATCACCCTGGTCAACGAACCCGTGACAGTCGGCGTAGCCCTGTAG
- a CDS encoding pyridoxal phosphate-dependent aminotransferase: MSAATPPTERRVSARVGAISESATLAVDAKAKALKAAGRPVIGFGAGEPDFPTPDYIVQAAIEACSNPKYHRYTPAGGLPELKAAIAAKTLRDSNYEVDPSQILVTNGGKQAIYEAFAAILDPGDEVIVPAPYWTTYPESIRLAGGVPVEVVADETTGYRVSVEQLEAARTERTKVVLFVSPSNPTGAVYSEADAEAIGRWAVEHGLWVLTDEIYEHLVYGDAKFTSLPALLPELRDKCIVVNGVAKTYAMTGWRVGWIIGPKDVVKAATNLQSHATSNVSNVAQVAALAAVSGNLDAVAEMRTAFDRRRKTIVRMLNEIDGVLCPEPEGAFYAYPSVKALLGKEIRGKRPQDSVELAALILEEAEVAVVPGEAFGTPGYLRLSYALGDEDLVEGVSRIQKLLAEARD; this comes from the coding sequence ATGAGCGCTGCAACCCCTCCCACCGAGCGCCGGGTCTCCGCCCGAGTCGGCGCGATCTCCGAGTCCGCCACTCTCGCCGTGGACGCCAAGGCCAAGGCCCTCAAGGCCGCAGGACGTCCGGTGATCGGCTTCGGCGCCGGTGAGCCCGACTTCCCGACCCCGGACTACATCGTCCAGGCCGCGATCGAGGCCTGCTCGAACCCGAAGTACCACCGCTACACGCCGGCCGGCGGCCTCCCCGAGCTGAAGGCCGCGATCGCCGCCAAGACGCTGCGCGACTCGAACTACGAGGTCGACCCGTCTCAGATCCTCGTCACCAACGGTGGCAAGCAGGCGATCTACGAGGCCTTCGCCGCGATCCTCGACCCGGGCGACGAGGTCATCGTCCCGGCGCCGTACTGGACGACGTACCCGGAGTCGATCCGGCTGGCAGGCGGTGTCCCGGTGGAGGTGGTCGCCGACGAGACGACCGGCTACCGGGTCTCCGTCGAGCAGCTGGAGGCGGCCCGCACCGAGAGGACGAAGGTCGTCCTCTTCGTCTCCCCGTCCAACCCGACCGGCGCCGTCTACAGCGAGGCCGACGCCGAGGCGATCGGCCGCTGGGCCGTCGAGCACGGCCTGTGGGTGCTGACCGACGAGATCTACGAGCACCTCGTCTACGGCGACGCGAAGTTCACCTCGCTGCCCGCGCTCCTGCCCGAGCTGCGCGACAAGTGCATCGTCGTCAACGGTGTCGCGAAGACGTACGCCATGACGGGCTGGCGGGTGGGCTGGATCATCGGCCCGAAGGACGTCGTCAAGGCCGCGACCAACCTCCAGTCGCACGCCACCTCCAACGTGTCGAACGTCGCCCAGGTCGCCGCCCTCGCCGCGGTCTCCGGCAACCTCGACGCGGTGGCCGAGATGCGCACGGCCTTCGACCGCCGCCGCAAGACGATCGTCCGCATGCTCAACGAGATCGACGGCGTGCTCTGCCCCGAGCCCGAGGGCGCCTTCTACGCCTACCCCTCGGTCAAGGCCCTGCTCGGCAAGGAGATCCGCGGCAAGCGCCCGCAGGACTCGGTCGAGCTGGCCGCGCTGATCCTGGAGGAGGCCGAGGTCGCGGTCGTCCCGGGCGAGGCCTTCGGCACGCCGGGCTATCTGCGGCTGTCGTACGCCCTGGGTGACGAGGATCTCGTCGAGGGCGTCAGCCGGATCCAGAAGCTGCTCGCGGAGGCGCGGGACTGA
- a CDS encoding TetR/AcrR family transcriptional regulator — MVRMSAEERRESVIRAATIEFARGGYHGTSTEAIAKRVGVSQPYLFRLFPGKKAIFLAVAKRCMEDTIRTFAEASKGLEGEEALHAMADAYTRVITERPEVLLMQMQMYVAVGAAEQEGDREFGEAVRTDWMRLWDTVHLPLGADMNETTTFLAYGMLINCLVAMGFPPQHRVWEGLYPSARSKGRLEH; from the coding sequence ATGGTCAGGATGAGTGCAGAAGAGAGGCGTGAGAGCGTCATTCGCGCGGCGACGATCGAGTTCGCCCGCGGTGGCTACCACGGCACCTCGACCGAGGCGATCGCCAAGCGGGTCGGGGTCTCGCAGCCGTATCTCTTCCGGCTCTTCCCGGGGAAGAAGGCGATCTTCCTGGCGGTGGCCAAGCGCTGCATGGAGGACACCATCCGCACCTTCGCGGAGGCCTCGAAGGGCTTGGAGGGCGAAGAGGCCCTGCATGCCATGGCGGACGCGTACACCCGGGTCATCACGGAGCGGCCCGAGGTGCTGCTGATGCAGATGCAGATGTACGTCGCGGTCGGGGCCGCCGAGCAGGAGGGCGACCGCGAGTTCGGCGAGGCGGTGCGGACCGACTGGATGCGGCTGTGGGACACCGTCCACCTGCCGCTCGGCGCCGACATGAACGAGACGACGACCTTCCTGGCGTACGGAATGCTCATCAACTGCCTGGTGGCGATGGGTTTCCCGCCCCAGCACCGGGTCTGGGAAGGCCTGTACCCGTCGGCGCGCTCCAAGGGCCGACTGGAGCACTGA
- the rpmG gene encoding 50S ribosomal protein L33, with translation MAATDVRPKITLACVECKERNYITKKNRRNNPDRLEMKKHCPRCNAHTAHRETR, from the coding sequence GTGGCTGCCACCGACGTCCGCCCGAAGATCACGCTGGCCTGCGTGGAGTGCAAGGAGCGGAACTACATCACCAAGAAGAACCGGCGTAACAACCCGGACCGACTGGAGATGAAGAAGCACTGCCCGCGTTGCAACGCGCACACCGCGCACCGCGAAACGCGATAA
- a CDS encoding amidohydrolase family protein translates to MPDSHPQPSHSSSSSGAASSGRYEGADLLLCGARLTDGRTVDVRLSGGRIEAVGTAGSLAVGGTRACGARVDLSGYLLLPAPAEPHAHGDTALSADVEGPVSFDPREVQRRATEAALLQLGHGATALRAHVRVGDVQGLGALAAVLQARRSLRGLAELTAVAMPRVLTGVAGAEGLAVLRDALKMGASVVGGCPDLDPDPTGYAEAILEVASEHGCPVDLHTDATDPARLARLAAMAGGLRPGVTLSPCAGLDHLPAEVVSRTADQLAAAGVAVVCLPQGGCAGVDRRGTAPVRLLRAAGVRVAAGSGALRDACNPVGRGDPLEAAYLLASRYGLRPEDAYDTVSTSARAVLGLPEVRVEAGFPAELLAVRGDRLAGALSLAYSRIVVHRGRVVARTSAVREYCNSAAAAELGLPRQGRGEVS, encoded by the coding sequence ATGCCCGACAGCCACCCGCAGCCGTCCCACTCCTCGTCCTCGTCGGGTGCCGCGTCGTCGGGCCGGTACGAGGGCGCGGACCTCCTGTTGTGCGGTGCTCGGCTCACCGACGGCAGAACCGTGGACGTACGGCTGAGCGGCGGGCGCATCGAGGCGGTCGGCACCGCCGGGAGCCTGGCCGTGGGCGGCACGCGCGCGTGCGGTGCACGCGTGGACCTCAGCGGCTACCTCCTCCTGCCCGCCCCCGCCGAGCCCCACGCCCACGGCGACACCGCGCTGTCGGCCGACGTCGAGGGGCCCGTCTCCTTCGATCCGCGAGAGGTACAGCGGCGGGCCACGGAGGCCGCCCTCCTCCAGCTCGGGCACGGGGCGACCGCGCTGCGGGCACATGTCCGCGTGGGTGACGTCCAGGGGCTGGGCGCGCTGGCCGCCGTACTGCAGGCACGGCGATCACTGCGCGGGCTCGCCGAGTTGACGGCCGTGGCGATGCCCAGGGTGCTGACCGGGGTGGCCGGGGCGGAGGGGCTCGCGGTGCTGCGGGACGCGCTGAAGATGGGCGCCTCGGTGGTGGGCGGCTGCCCGGACCTCGACCCCGATCCGACGGGCTACGCCGAGGCGATCCTGGAGGTGGCCTCCGAGCACGGCTGCCCCGTCGACCTGCACACCGACGCCACCGACCCGGCCCGGCTCGCCCGCCTCGCCGCCATGGCCGGGGGGCTGCGGCCCGGCGTGACCCTCAGCCCCTGCGCGGGCCTCGACCACCTCCCCGCCGAGGTGGTCTCCCGCACCGCCGACCAGCTCGCGGCGGCCGGAGTCGCCGTGGTGTGCCTTCCGCAGGGCGGCTGCGCGGGCGTGGACCGGCGGGGCACGGCTCCGGTACGGCTGTTGCGCGCGGCCGGGGTCCGGGTGGCCGCCGGCAGCGGTGCGCTCCGGGACGCCTGCAATCCGGTGGGCCGCGGGGACCCGCTGGAGGCCGCGTACCTGCTCGCCTCGCGGTACGGGCTGCGGCCCGAGGACGCCTACGACACCGTCAGCACGTCGGCGCGGGCCGTACTCGGGCTGCCCGAGGTCCGCGTGGAGGCGGGTTTCCCGGCCGAACTGCTCGCGGTACGTGGCGACCGCCTGGCCGGCGCCCTCTCCCTGGCGTACAGCCGGATCGTGGTGCACCGGGGGCGCGTGGTGGCACGGACGAGCGCGGTGCGCGAGTACTGCAACTCGGCGGCGGCAGCGGAGTTGGGGCTGCCTCGGCAGGGGCGGGGGGAAGTGTCGTAG
- a CDS encoding DHA2 family efflux MFS transporter permease subunit has translation MSQQAQAAPTARRGGAVWALVITSVAGFMAALDNLVVTTALPSIREDLGGALHDLEWTISAYTLTFAVLLMTGAALGDRFGRRRLFLIGLTIFTGASAAAALAPGIDSLIAARAVQGVGAAIMMPLTLTLLTAAVPAARRGMAYGIWGAVNGLAVASGPLIGGSLTEHISWQWIFWLNVPLGVALLPLARLRLAESHGTGARLDLPGTLLASGGLFGIVYGLVRGPSDGWTDSLVLLALFTGTALLAAFVIYSTRAKNPMLPMRLFRSRAFSGINAASLLMFLGMFGSIFLLSQYMQGVLGYSPTEAGLRMLPWTGMPMLVAPIAGILSDRIGGRPVVATGLFLQAAGLAYMASVVTVDASYAAQLPGLILSGIGMALFFAPASNLVMSSVLPKEQGVASGANNALREVGGALGIAVMASIFSSQGGYESGQSFVDGLRPALVTGSAVVAVAGVAALLIPSRKRGAVTEPSQEVRVRETVAG, from the coding sequence ATGTCACAGCAAGCACAAGCCGCACCGACCGCACGTCGCGGGGGAGCCGTCTGGGCCCTCGTCATCACCAGCGTCGCCGGATTCATGGCGGCCCTCGACAACCTCGTCGTCACCACCGCCCTCCCCTCCATCCGCGAGGACCTCGGCGGAGCGCTGCACGACCTGGAATGGACGATCAGCGCCTACACGCTCACCTTCGCCGTCCTGCTCATGACGGGCGCGGCACTCGGCGACCGCTTCGGCCGACGCCGCCTCTTCCTGATCGGCCTCACGATCTTCACCGGCGCCTCGGCGGCCGCGGCCCTGGCCCCCGGCATCGACTCCCTCATCGCCGCCCGCGCGGTCCAGGGCGTGGGAGCGGCGATCATGATGCCCCTCACGCTCACCCTCCTCACGGCAGCGGTCCCCGCCGCCAGGCGCGGGATGGCGTACGGCATCTGGGGCGCCGTCAACGGACTCGCGGTGGCCTCCGGACCCCTCATCGGCGGCAGCCTCACCGAACACATCTCCTGGCAGTGGATCTTCTGGCTGAACGTCCCGCTCGGAGTCGCCCTGCTGCCCCTCGCCCGCCTGCGCCTCGCCGAGTCCCACGGCACCGGCGCGCGCCTCGACCTCCCCGGCACCCTGCTCGCCAGCGGCGGTCTCTTCGGCATCGTCTACGGCCTGGTCCGCGGGCCCTCCGACGGCTGGACCGACTCCCTCGTCCTCCTGGCCCTGTTCACCGGCACCGCGCTGTTGGCGGCCTTCGTTATCTACAGCACCCGGGCCAAGAACCCCATGCTCCCCATGCGACTGTTCCGCTCCCGGGCCTTCTCCGGCATCAACGCGGCCAGCCTCCTGATGTTCCTCGGCATGTTCGGCTCGATCTTCCTGCTCAGCCAGTACATGCAGGGCGTCCTCGGCTACTCGCCCACCGAGGCGGGCCTGCGGATGCTGCCCTGGACCGGCATGCCGATGCTCGTCGCGCCGATCGCCGGGATCCTCTCCGACCGGATCGGCGGCCGCCCGGTCGTGGCCACGGGCCTCTTCCTCCAGGCGGCGGGCCTCGCGTACATGGCGTCCGTGGTCACCGTCGACGCGTCCTACGCCGCGCAGCTCCCCGGTCTGATCCTCAGCGGCATCGGCATGGCCCTGTTCTTCGCCCCCGCGTCCAACCTGGTCATGTCGAGCGTGCTGCCCAAGGAGCAGGGCGTAGCGTCCGGGGCCAACAACGCACTCCGTGAGGTCGGCGGGGCGCTGGGAATCGCCGTCATGGCGTCGATCTTCTCCTCGCAGGGCGGATACGAGAGCGGACAGTCCTTCGTCGACGGCCTCCGACCGGCGCTGGTCACCGGCAGTGCGGTGGTGGCGGTGGCGGGGGTTGCGGCCCTGCTGATTCCTTCGCGGAAGCGGGGTGCGGTGACGGAGCCGTCGCAGGAGGTGCGGGTGCGGGAGACGGTGGCCGGCTGA
- a CDS encoding adenosine deaminase, with translation MERVRDVSELPKAHLHLHFTGSMRPGTVLELADKYGVRLPEALTEALTSGEPPSLRATDERGWFRFQRLYDAARSCLREPEDIRRLVREAAEEDVRDGSGWLEIQVDPTSYAPRLGGLIPALEIILDAVETTSRETGLGMRVLVAANRMKHPLDARTLARLAVRYADKGVVGFGLSNDERRGMARDFDRAFNIAREGGLLSAPHGGELAGPSSVRDCLDDLEANRIGHGVRAADDPRLLKRLADRQVTCEVCPASNVALGVYEKPEDVPLRKLFEAGVPMALGADDPLLFGSRLAAQYEIARQYHGFTDAELAELARQSVRASAAPEDMKAKLLSGVDDWLSHPVS, from the coding sequence ATGGAGCGTGTACGTGATGTCTCTGAGCTGCCGAAAGCCCATCTGCACCTGCACTTCACCGGTTCGATGCGCCCGGGGACGGTTCTGGAACTGGCTGACAAGTACGGGGTACGACTGCCCGAGGCGCTGACCGAAGCACTGACCAGCGGGGAACCGCCCAGCTTGCGGGCCACCGACGAGCGGGGCTGGTTCCGTTTCCAGCGGCTGTACGACGCGGCCCGCTCGTGTCTGCGCGAGCCCGAGGACATCCGGCGGCTGGTGCGGGAGGCCGCGGAGGAGGACGTGCGCGACGGTTCGGGGTGGCTGGAGATCCAGGTCGACCCGACGTCGTACGCGCCCCGGCTGGGCGGGCTGATCCCGGCGCTGGAGATCATCCTGGACGCGGTGGAGACGACCTCGCGCGAGACCGGGCTCGGGATGCGGGTGCTGGTCGCCGCGAACCGGATGAAGCATCCCCTGGACGCGCGCACGCTGGCCCGGCTGGCGGTGCGGTACGCGGACAAGGGCGTGGTCGGCTTCGGTCTCTCGAACGACGAACGCCGGGGCATGGCACGGGACTTCGACCGGGCCTTCAACATCGCGCGGGAGGGCGGGCTGCTGTCGGCGCCGCACGGTGGCGAGCTGGCCGGACCGTCGTCGGTACGGGACTGTCTCGACGACCTGGAAGCGAACCGGATCGGGCACGGGGTGCGCGCGGCGGACGACCCGCGGCTGCTGAAGCGGCTGGCGGACCGGCAGGTGACGTGCGAGGTGTGCCCGGCGTCGAACGTGGCCCTCGGGGTCTACGAGAAGCCGGAGGACGTGCCGCTGCGGAAGCTGTTCGAGGCGGGGGTGCCGATGGCGCTGGGCGCCGACGACCCGCTGCTGTTCGGGTCCCGGCTGGCCGCGCAGTACGAGATCGCCCGGCAGTACCACGGCTTCACGGACGCGGAACTCGCGGAGCTGGCCCGGCAGTCGGTACGGGCGTCGGCCGCGCCGGAGGACATGAAGGCCAAGCTGCTGTCAGGGGTGGACGACTGGCTCAGTCACCCGGTCTCTTGA
- a CDS encoding MaoC family dehydratase N-terminal domain-containing protein: MALDQSFVGRTYPPTDPYEVGREKIREFAEAVGDTNPAYTDPEAAKALGHPDVVAPPTFVFAITFKAAGQVVQDPQLGLDYSRVVHGDQKFAYVRPVRAGDRLTVTSTIEAIRSMAGNDILDIRGEVHDEAGEHVVTAWTKLVARAAEEA; this comes from the coding sequence ATGGCGCTCGACCAGTCCTTCGTGGGGCGGACCTACCCGCCCACCGACCCCTATGAGGTGGGCCGGGAGAAGATCCGCGAATTCGCCGAGGCCGTGGGGGACACCAACCCCGCGTACACGGACCCGGAGGCCGCCAAGGCGCTCGGTCACCCCGACGTCGTCGCCCCGCCGACCTTCGTCTTCGCGATCACCTTCAAGGCCGCGGGACAGGTCGTGCAGGACCCGCAGCTCGGCCTGGACTACAGCCGCGTGGTGCACGGCGACCAGAAGTTCGCCTACGTCCGCCCCGTGCGTGCCGGCGACCGCCTCACCGTCACCTCCACCATCGAGGCGATCCGGTCCATGGCGGGCAACGACATCCTGGACATCCGAGGTGAGGTCCACGACGAGGCCGGCGAACACGTCGTGACCGCCTGGACCAAGCTGGTCGCGCGCGCGGCAGAGGAGGCGTGA
- the secE gene encoding preprotein translocase subunit SecE, translating into MADAVGSIDTPGAQDEVPESKKKARKGGKRAKKGPLKRLATFYRQIVAELRKVVWPSRNQLTTYTTVVIVFVLVMIGLVTVIDYGLNHAAKYVFG; encoded by the coding sequence ATGGCGGATGCCGTGGGCTCCATCGACACGCCTGGCGCCCAGGACGAAGTGCCGGAGTCCAAGAAGAAGGCCCGCAAGGGCGGCAAGCGTGCCAAGAAGGGCCCGCTGAAGCGTCTTGCGACCTTCTACCGGCAGATCGTCGCCGAACTCCGCAAGGTCGTCTGGCCGTCGCGGAACCAGCTGACGACGTACACGACCGTGGTGATCGTCTTCGTCCTCGTCATGATCGGCCTGGTGACCGTGATTGACTATGGACTCAACCACGCCGCCAAGTACGTATTCGGCTGA
- a CDS encoding MaoC family dehydratase, with protein sequence MTAKIAYGDVEVGTELPAQSFPVTRATLVQYAGASGDFNPIHWNEKFAKEVGLPDVIAHGMFTMAEAIRVVTDWTGDPGAVVEYGVRFTKPVVVPNDDQGATIEVSGKVAAKLDDNTVRVDLTATSAGQKVLGMSRAVVRLA encoded by the coding sequence ATGACGGCGAAGATCGCATACGGCGACGTCGAGGTCGGCACCGAACTGCCCGCCCAGTCCTTCCCCGTGACCCGTGCCACTCTCGTCCAGTACGCGGGGGCCTCCGGGGACTTCAACCCCATCCACTGGAACGAGAAGTTCGCCAAGGAGGTCGGACTGCCGGACGTCATCGCGCACGGCATGTTCACCATGGCCGAGGCGATCCGCGTCGTCACCGACTGGACCGGCGACCCGGGCGCGGTCGTCGAGTACGGGGTTCGCTTCACCAAGCCCGTCGTCGTCCCGAACGACGACCAGGGCGCCACGATCGAGGTCAGCGGCAAGGTCGCCGCCAAGCTCGACGACAACACGGTCCGTGTGGACCTCACCGCGACCAGCGCGGGTCAGAAGGTGCTGGGGATGTCGCGGGCGGTCGTACGGCTGGCCTGA
- a CDS encoding TetR/AcrR family transcriptional regulator, producing MESKPARVRILDAAHDLMLTVGLARATTKEIAKAAGCSEAALYKYFTSKEEVFIRVLAERLPRLAPLLRELAAEPGRRPLAENLTEIARQAALFYEQSFPIAASLYAETQLKRRHDEAMREMESGPHKPIEWLDAYLRAEQSIGRVAPEADTFAAASLLLGACAQRAFAYDATADGARPPVEEFAGRLVGTLLRGISVAGDSA from the coding sequence ATGGAGTCGAAGCCCGCCCGCGTCCGCATCCTCGACGCCGCCCACGACCTGATGCTCACCGTCGGGCTGGCCCGGGCCACGACCAAGGAGATCGCCAAGGCGGCCGGCTGTTCGGAGGCGGCGCTGTACAAGTACTTCACGAGCAAGGAGGAGGTGTTCATCCGCGTCCTCGCGGAACGGCTCCCGAGACTCGCCCCCCTCCTGCGCGAGCTCGCCGCCGAGCCGGGCCGCCGCCCGCTGGCGGAGAACCTCACCGAGATCGCCCGCCAGGCCGCCCTGTTCTACGAGCAGAGCTTCCCGATCGCGGCCTCGCTGTACGCCGAGACCCAGCTCAAGCGGCGCCACGACGAGGCGATGCGCGAGATGGAGTCCGGCCCGCACAAGCCGATCGAGTGGCTCGACGCCTACCTCAGGGCCGAGCAGTCCATCGGCCGCGTCGCCCCCGAGGCCGACACCTTCGCCGCCGCCTCCCTGCTGCTCGGCGCCTGCGCGCAGCGGGCGTTCGCCTACGACGCCACGGCGGACGGCGCACGGCCGCCGGTGGAGGAGTTCGCGGGGCGGCTGGTCGGCACCCTGCTGCGCGGAATCTCGGTTGCCGGGGACTCGGCGTGA
- a CDS encoding SDR family oxidoreductase, with product MRIVIAGGHGQIALRLERLLAARGIKAAGIIRRAEQGDDLRDAGAEPVVLDLESASVEEVASALRGADAAVFAAGAGPGSGATRKDTVDKGAAVLFADAAVLAGVRRFVIVSSMGADPRHEGDEIFDVYLRAKGEADAYVTSLDALDWTVLRPGSLTDDAGTGLVRLEAHTGRGSIPRDDVAAVLAELLDTPATAGLTLELVSGSTPVSVAVRSVAGN from the coding sequence ATGCGCATTGTCATCGCTGGTGGTCATGGTCAGATCGCGCTGCGGCTGGAGCGGCTGCTCGCCGCGCGCGGGATCAAGGCGGCGGGGATCATCCGCCGCGCGGAACAGGGCGACGACCTACGGGACGCCGGTGCCGAACCGGTCGTGCTGGACCTGGAGTCGGCCTCGGTCGAGGAGGTCGCGTCGGCTCTGCGGGGCGCGGACGCGGCGGTCTTCGCGGCCGGCGCGGGCCCGGGCAGCGGCGCGACCCGGAAGGACACCGTGGACAAGGGCGCGGCGGTGCTGTTCGCGGACGCGGCGGTCCTGGCGGGCGTACGGCGCTTCGTGATCGTGTCGTCCATGGGCGCGGACCCACGGCACGAGGGCGACGAGATCTTCGACGTCTACCTGCGCGCCAAGGGCGAGGCCGACGCCTACGTCACCAGCCTGGACGCGCTGGACTGGACGGTGCTGCGTCCCGGCTCCCTCACGGACGACGCGGGCACGGGCCTCGTGCGCCTGGAGGCACACACCGGCCGTGGCTCGATCCCGCGTGACGACGTGGCCGCCGTACTGGCGGAGTTGCTCGACACGCCCGCGACGGCCGGGCTGACCCTGGAGCTGGTGAGCGGTTCCACGCCGGTGTCGGTGGCGGTGAGGTCGGTGGCGGGCAACTGA